From the genome of Caloenas nicobarica isolate bCalNic1 chromosome 14, bCalNic1.hap1, whole genome shotgun sequence, one region includes:
- the LUC7L gene encoding putative RNA-binding protein Luc7-like 1 isoform X4 gives MDLGECTKIHDLALRADYEIASKERDLFFELDAMDHLESFIAECDRRTELAKKRLAETQEEISAEVSAKAEKVHELNEDIGKLLAKAEQLGAEGNVDESQKILMEVEKVRAKKKEAEEEYRNSMPASSFQQQKLRVCEVCSAYLGLHDNDRRLADHFGGKLHLGFIQIREKLDQLRKTVAEKQEKRNQDRLRRREEREREERMGRRSPLLSRSGSRNRDRRRSRSRDRRRRRSRSASRERRKSRSRSRDRHRRHRSRSRSHSRGHRRGSRDRSSKHKSSRDRSSREKSRDRERKEKSSSERRHESTNGKSRSKRSEEREAGEI, from the exons ATGGACCTGGGAGAATGTACAAAGATCCATGACTTGGCACTGCGTGCAGATTATGAGATTGCAAGTAAAGAGAGAGACCTGTTTTTTGAGCTGGAT GCCATGGATCACCTGGAATCCTTCATCGCGGAGTGTGATAGGAGAACAGAACTGGCCAAGAAACGCCTGGCTGAGACACAGGAAGAGATCAGTGCTGAAGTGTCTGCAAAG GCAGAGAAAGTACATGAGCTGAATGAAGATATTGGAAAACTCTTAGCTAAAGCTGAACAGCTGGGAGCTGAAGGAAATGTTGATGAGTCTCAAAAGATCCTGATGGAAGTGGAGAAAGTCCGCgcaaaaaagaaagaggcagag GAAGAATACCGAAATTCAATGCCTGCATCCAgtttccagcagcagaagctgcGTGTGTGTGAAGTTTGTTCAGCATATCTGGGTCTCCATGACAATGACCGGCGTCTTGCTGACCACTTCGGAGGCAAATTACACCTGGGCTTCATTCAGATTCGTGAGAAACTGGATCAGCTGAGG AAAACAGTggcagaaaagcaagagaagagaAACCAGGATCGTTTGAGAcgcagagaggagagagaacgAGAGGAAAGAATGGGCAGACG CTCTCCTCTTCTTTCTAGGTCTGGATCAAGAAATAGAGATCGTCGAAG ATCACGGTCTCGGGATAGGAGGCGAAGACGCTCGAGATCAGCTTCTCGTGAACGGCGGAAGTCTCGTTCCCGCTCCCGAGACCGACACAGACGCCACCGGAGCCGTTCCCGCAGCCACAGCAGAGGTCACCGGCGGGGGTCCAGAGACAGGAGTTCAAAACACAA ATCTTCTAGAGATCGATCTTCAAGAGAAAAGTCACgagacagagagaggaaagagaagagctctTCTGAGAGGCGGCACGAGAGCACAAATGGCAAATCTCGTTCCAAGAGAtcagaagagagagaagctggCGAGATCTGA
- the LUC7L gene encoding putative RNA-binding protein Luc7-like 1 isoform X5, translated as MDLGECTKIHDLALRADYEIASKERDLFFELDAMDHLESFIAECDRRTELAKKRLAETQEEISAEVSAKAEKVHELNEDIGKLLAKAEQLGAEGNVDESQKILMEVEKVRAKKKEAEEEYRNSMPASSFQQQKLRVCEVCSAYLGLHDNDRRLADHFGGKLHLGFIQIREKLDQLRKTVAEKQEKRNQDRLRRREEREREERMGRRSGSRNRDRRRSRSRDRRRRRSRSASRERRKSRSRSRDRHRRHRSRSRSHSRGHRRGSRDRSSKHKSSRDRSSREKSRDRERKEKSSSERRHESTNGKSRSKRSEEREAGEI; from the exons ATGGACCTGGGAGAATGTACAAAGATCCATGACTTGGCACTGCGTGCAGATTATGAGATTGCAAGTAAAGAGAGAGACCTGTTTTTTGAGCTGGAT GCCATGGATCACCTGGAATCCTTCATCGCGGAGTGTGATAGGAGAACAGAACTGGCCAAGAAACGCCTGGCTGAGACACAGGAAGAGATCAGTGCTGAAGTGTCTGCAAAG GCAGAGAAAGTACATGAGCTGAATGAAGATATTGGAAAACTCTTAGCTAAAGCTGAACAGCTGGGAGCTGAAGGAAATGTTGATGAGTCTCAAAAGATCCTGATGGAAGTGGAGAAAGTCCGCgcaaaaaagaaagaggcagag GAAGAATACCGAAATTCAATGCCTGCATCCAgtttccagcagcagaagctgcGTGTGTGTGAAGTTTGTTCAGCATATCTGGGTCTCCATGACAATGACCGGCGTCTTGCTGACCACTTCGGAGGCAAATTACACCTGGGCTTCATTCAGATTCGTGAGAAACTGGATCAGCTGAGG AAAACAGTggcagaaaagcaagagaagagaAACCAGGATCGTTTGAGAcgcagagaggagagagaacgAGAGGAAAGAATGGGCAGACG GTCTGGATCAAGAAATAGAGATCGTCGAAG ATCACGGTCTCGGGATAGGAGGCGAAGACGCTCGAGATCAGCTTCTCGTGAACGGCGGAAGTCTCGTTCCCGCTCCCGAGACCGACACAGACGCCACCGGAGCCGTTCCCGCAGCCACAGCAGAGGTCACCGGCGGGGGTCCAGAGACAGGAGTTCAAAACACAA ATCTTCTAGAGATCGATCTTCAAGAGAAAAGTCACgagacagagagaggaaagagaagagctctTCTGAGAGGCGGCACGAGAGCACAAATGGCAAATCTCGTTCCAAGAGAtcagaagagagagaagctggCGAGATCTGA